ttttacacaactttttctcactttctttcctacctacccgtcttttcaaaatccctaccattagtacccctttgttgttttggtttgttagagtctgcatctgcatatgtctctttcataaatttatatatgtcgttttagaaacgtggtgggcccatcagagtttgtttcatttgaatatatgtatgaagctgacagtcatcctctaattcgaaaggtaaacagaacaatttactattcataatttcaattgtagacagacttgagcttgttgctatatgcaaacatactactaaagaactgcagaaagagagagaaaaactgagaaaattaaaaacctatcgggacagccttgatagagaatctcccaattactgggatattatctatagactacagactagaatctataatctcttagatgttctggaagaagaacaaaaaccactagattatttgagcattggttagatccgcacatcactggtatcagagcttgtaaaaggctcaaaggagaacccctccttaatggggacaatgtcagaattgttactagagaaaataaattctctactaaaagcttctgatgagaaatatcagaagatgttactagaaatatctagatgtcagtcgacactagaaacaatacctgctataatccaccaattagaaagattggaaaacaaactggattatatcaaagatcttccaaaaacggaaaaagaaagactgacaagtgtcagtagaaaaatcaaagaacagcaaaaaacgctggaatctatactgaaggacaagaaattgcctacagtaaaaaagaagactaatgggttcaaaccattagagaaaccagactcaaatcgtgttcctaacatgatttttctggaaccatctactagtcaaactAGTATCCGGGATGAAAATCCGGAgaatacagaaaaaagagaaatgaagatgttaagcatctttggaaaaaagaaaggagttcaactcctaaattctgaagaatttgaatacaatgaaatcgagcatgaggtaaaaaactcctcaattccaaagctagatttcaaacagatctaccgacggggaacatttgacctgatggacagccatcatttcaaaatacttgaattcacaaccccctcaacaacaggagaaacagatctcttgatgatcacccctgctgaagttgccagagcacaagcaaagcaataccaatttatgcacattggagcagtccaagtcggcataaaactattggcgagagaaggcatcaactgttcagtcctatgtgtcctgcaagacaacagactgacagacttccaagctagtctgtttggGACTTTAGAAGCATCATTATGCAACcaggtagcatatttcaactgcttccccaacttttcaaccagcttgaaagatgcagcccactgcctcagactgagagtcaagacagacgggatctcaatgaaagaagaaatgcaagaattggcaatagtatacagagtatactataaactgatgagtaccacagtggaaccaaagacaaggatctccaacatccctggtctcactactggattcctcaccaaccagaagaaccattcacagcagattcacaaggttgcttggaatgaagtaacttttcctcttgaatggaaactgtccggtccaaaaaagctgccggaaagagcaaaagcaaagatctacgagagtagacgcactggagaaatcagcctcaactttgaagatcacaggaaaagtgatgtctgtcctgaaaacatcaggataaacaacaatcttctgagaagaagctacagcaccagagaagccggtgtcagtggtacaaaacccactattgaagaaccaatatcagaagaagatctggaagctgatctatgcagaccagtccatatgctcagagctgagaagctctatgatctttacaaagaagctgagaattgtgaaagtcctgaacgattagaaaaactaatcgaggaaatgaagGAATTCAAATACAGAAGGActagaaaagtctttccttaccaagatgttgaaatggaagaaggaggaagctccagaactttcataaaaaaagaaacaagggaaatgaaactcccagtccagaaagcccccacgggtaaaaaaggagaaagaaattctcaaagattcgtccccgaggacaatctgccaagagttccgatcacgaactatggcatctggctgaatctagacaagagtctagacaaaagaaaaactattgaccaatgggtagatagcctgatgatggcttctgcactgacccttggaaaatttgaagcaccagatttgcaggtgtactatgaaactactctcaccggagtagcaaaaaagtactacctatctttcaaggaaactaccagaggaagagactggcttgaagagataaaaaattcaaagtctccgtatgattttgcagtacccctgtacgatcaattctgtggagatctctcaaatctgagtgagaaagccaaagaaacggcaaagtcgaatatctatgctctcaagatctgtgacatgagatatttcgaagaatacctgaatgaatttcaggaatattactgtacaattggtgaactagagaatactgatctagttaatctgttgcacagaaagctccctgaaccatggagaacagctgtgagagaaagcatagctgaaaaaccaattgaaagattttcagttggaggaattgccgacagaatccggcaactactgaaggagcaatgcaaagccaaccttagagctaagatggctaagaagcaactcaaaggagttgaaaatttctgttacggaatactggatatgcccacaaactggggatgtcatgaatccaaattccacagaaagaagaaaaaagaaaaatattactctaaaaaattcaaaaagagtaatcagagaaagaattggagattcaagaagagctccaattacaagaagcaacaggatgaagatccaaaaagaaattcttcaagaaaaagaagaatactcagcagcataaacaacctagcaagaaagcttgcagatgttggttgtgtaaagctgaagggcactatgccaatgaatgcccggaaaagggtaagagatctactaaagctctctttgaagaatatgagcaaatagtagaggtagcaaacatgaaaggctacgaaatagcctattctgatgatgaagatgacgacaggtcagtctattctgcctggtctgaagaagaagaaagttcatcagaagagtctgagatagattctgaagtagagtacttcgaatccagacaaatgaacgtgttgaaagtcaaaaactgggaagaaagcaagacagaatccttcatgtcttcttatcaggtgaaccctggttcattcgtctgtgactactgtttatgtcacgagaagaatggtctccctatgttctgtgaagagtctaaaaagacgtatcacaaagaatgcttcatagctgaagcaagaagaaaaaccaagaatggtcttgtcagccaatgggttgagcaagaatatgaagagtatttcgctgagaaaaaagcgaaagaagttgaaactctgttccaggaaaccatggaacaaacaaagaatgttgcaacaactgtagtccaagaaacgactatggaacaaccatcttcctcagaaataaaggaagaaatcatcggtgaagaaacaatcgatgaagatattgaactggttgaaataccagaaaatgttcatctcttagaaagacaagagatagcTGCAGATACTgatacatgggatctacttggccaaccttccggcaagtttgattacaaagtcagatatgatcctcccccctggttcagtaatccagacagcaaagagataactcctacagattgggatgatgatgacaaatcacccactcaggaaaatgttccagaagaatgtaaaccattcattccaacggaacaagctcaagaaaatgagcttcaccaatcgaaagtcgtctctacaagtagatacagcaactacatagagatcggactcaagttccctgatcacaggaaatatcatctacatgcttttgtagataatggatcaggttttactgttgcaaagagatttgcaattccagaagaactctggaacgaagacaagaaaaagtcagctactggtgttacatttgatggaagccatctcaccatgaagaaagtagcaaaaaatgttcatatcaccattggtggaggaacatttatcatccagaatgtttggcaatctgaaggccaaggatctgatttcttgttgggcaatgattttattctccaacaaagattcattcaggatgaagaagcgataggcttcagaaaaggagaacgggtgttctgggctgaccgcctcccacatgcattcagtgtgaccggtcccggttttactactcagtatcagagatcgcaacagaatagtggtgatcttaccccctacaaacccaaatttcaacccatactccaaatcaaacaacaaaaagaactgcttgttgaagaatcttcagaagaagaagaagaagctagtgaagatgaagaagctagtttcatccacgagcacaacctcaagcactttcagaacaagcttgagtctcaacaaactcccactcttgacaaaatcaagaaactactcgagcagaatgtggatacaaatcctcagaagttttgggaaaaagacccagtggtctgtgaattaagattgcatgacatgaacgctatctgccatgtcaaagctattcctcagtacaaagaggaagatcaaaaagaattcagaagtgatattgaagatctcctgaaaaagagattaattcaaccttccactagccctcatcatgctccagcattctacgtgagaaatcatgcagagaatctaagaggaaaagctagaatggttattgactatagagatgtcaataagaagactgtcaaagacggatatcagatcgctcaagtcagagtcctgatcaaccagctcagaggagctaaagtcttttcgaaattcgatgcaaagtcgggtttctggcaggtcaagatgcatcctgagagtgtacctctcactgcatttggaacaccacaaggtcattacgagtggctagtaatgccttttggtctcaagcaagctccctcaatctttcaaagaaagatggacaacatcttcaagcatgtagcggagttctgcgtcgtctacatagatgacatcctggtcttctccaaaaacagagaagaacacatgaagcacctccacgaggtagcaaagctgatagtccagcatggaattatcctaggagagaagaaaatcttctttatcctcgatgaagttgatttcctaggaataaacatcaagaatggagtcataaagctccaacctcacatccttgaaaagatctggaagttcccagacaaaattcctgatgctaagagtctagagagattccttggtgtcataaattatgggagagatttcatccctagaatctcagggttaacagcaatgttatctcccaagacaagttccaaaagaaaatggaacttcacagaagatgatgaaaagatcgtgaagcagataaaagacctctgcaagaacctccctcctcttcaacaaccagaagagaatgatgaaattatcctccagacagatgcgagtgataattactggtccggtgttgttctggcgagagcgcctggaactaacattgaaaagatctgcaaattttgtagtggcaagttcagccctgcagaactgaattatcccacaggggaaaaagagattttagctgtcaagaaaacaattttaaattctccagcttatctgggaaaaacctttactgtccgcaccgattgtgctagagtaaagaattttaaaaattttaaacttgacaaagctgctgatagaggaagattagccaactggcaattgtttcttaaccaatatgattatactgttgaattaattgcaggaaacaagaactatcttccagacgcattgaccagagaactggcaatgttcagccaaagagaagacgacgaaggtcgtaatcccagaagcagaaggactgggaaagaacaggaatctgaagaagatccaaaagaaaccaaggagaaaatccttaaaaggtttctgctaagctcaaaaggcttggcctcaactgatcaatcccagggtaaaggattggctagcccgtctcaaacggcagacggtaaaggcacatcaagaccgttgacggctgctgctttgccaaaaagcagaccaactcctagtggagttataaatgtttttaattacgaattaagaacttttgatactcctgtgttcagaactggcaggagactagcgtatcaccagaaggcaatcctggacaatctcttatttgcctttcaagaaagaagcagtggattaatgttcccagctctgtttgcattagctgaagaactctacgagaatggtagaccacaaagtgaagagcttcatacacagcagagtgctgtaaggaaagaaaaactatccttccttgaaagtccagaaagtgctagggtccctatcatagcactcaatgaatcagactggtatgaattccataatctgataggaaggcacaatcctgaaaacctagttcctccaaccctctttattgtctcaggaccatatgttggaagatacctggtaaatgttcagagtgaacatcctcaagaacacaagctatggcttgttgaaaatggttttgtccataatttatggactaaaactaatgatgatctaagaggcttgccgcctattattgtcaacacggtcaagaacatcagaaaagacaactgtatgcttcgtctgaagttcagatccacacctcctgaatggatccagaaaacagatggtgaagttgaatatattcccccatatcattatgtgagaattattcaaagaagatatcttcaaccagcctgtgtagcatacaacggccaaccgaattctagcattccctggatgaaggccatggctcttgactacatcaaaaagatcatctctgaagacatcaacaacacattcctggcagcaggagaaaagacaattatcactgcttacgatcatcctgacgtagtcagcagcgatatattcctatctctaaccagaaaagagatagactcgacaatggcatgcatgcgttgggtggaaaagcttgaaaatgacaaccactacaagatgtatgttgatacagacgtcgaggataatgcaacaacagctcgcatggcccagacagacaacaactcctttgtctttggccaccattctgaaacggacgagaacatgtgaagctacaggtgaagaatcagcaccaaaatagcaactgtagaactttagacttttctaaagctacttttgctttttccttttcaaaaagaaaaggttaagtgaaaaacatttcactttttccttttgcttttccctgaccgacctccaccagcaggagcactacgaaaagcagaagtcacggagttgtcctgtacatttttgtattttgaattctagtttgagttccgctccctatataaggagcttcagcttctcttagaaggcattcgaaaattagatcagaaaaacctctcaaaaaaaaaatagaatagcagtgtgcttcctttcctgtttaggtgtgaagtagtgtgcttccaatacaagtaagtaactgttctcattcttatggatagctaaacagcttttgctgtttacctgagaatgaggctctgattgtttaaagttttatatgtatatttgaataaataaattcagatggatgttcacccacttctttaatttataaaatgttTATGTCATTATCTTTACATTTTGTACTCATATTTATCATGCATAGTTTACTATGTCAAAGTTTGAATATTCGAATGCATAcatgcatcccatggaaagctaaagttctaaagctttactgttcagccaaaagaatcagttttaaaacagaaaaattaggacaagcagcagtgattccgccctgtgagtagccgtttagacaggaagtcgttaggcgaaatgtggcatgttgaaggctagtcttgttttcgttttaatgttttttattgtttccttttgactgaatagaacggtagaagaatctaaggtcaacataggatacagagggcatttgtttgttaaaactatcCATGTTAGTCTTTGTCTGTTGTcaatagtgaaataccaaagtgttgggcagttgggaaaaataccaaggatttTTGGGTATGCGGGAATTACCCCTAAAATTTAAGTATGGaaacaggaaaagaaattatttgacccgacccgacccacTATTCAAAGCTAAACCGACCTGAACCCTCGGGCCAAACCGTGGATTCGACCCGTTGACAACCCAGAAGGGCAAATCCGACAGAGAACTTGGAGAAGATAACCCAAACTTCTCCCTTTGTGTATGTGGCCGGAGCAACCCGAAAACCTAAACCACACACCACCACCATGTGGTCATCCCACTACCTGTCCCCGCCAACACCACTCCACCCTCTCATCCCTCTTCCCCTCACCGTCGTCTCCGCCAAGTCTCAGCCACAACCAGGCCAAGACTTGGGAGGCTTAGGCCGTTCATTTCTTacaaaacccaaacccaaccccaaACCCACCAATATTACCGCCGTCACAAAACAGCAGAAGCAGAAACAAGAGGACAGCAGTCGCCAGATAAGCGGGTCAGAAGTGCTTTTCGCTATGCAGAAAGCAGCTGCCAAAAAACGAAAAGAGACTCGGAAGAAGAAAACGAAGACGAGTGCGGAGGGGTTATCGTCTGTGGGCAGGCAcagggaagaggaggaggatgaagTGGACTATAGCAAAGTGAGGCCCTTGTGTTTGAAGAGTGATTGGGGAAGAAGATTGGATGAGTTGGAAATGCGTCTTCAGGAGCTTTCTTCCAAGACCATTTGAACCTTTCAGTAACTTTCGCAGAAATAAATGTGTATAACACATTTATttgatcaatgttgtaattACTAGGTTATATTCTGGCTTTGATGGCACTTCATTCTGTTTGGTTATAATAAGTTGCAATATTTGTCGTCTCGTGAATAGAAACTCCTACTTATAAATAGAAGACTTTGTCACGATCAATCGCAGATTCTATCATGTTTACGTTTTATGagattttttctttcctttgtaaGGTTATTTGGGGACAGTTGATTAAATATTTGTTCATTTGTCAACATGACACTTCTTCCTGCTTGGTACAAGACTAGAAGTTGCAATAATTGCTATTTTGCTCACAAACAAGGATCTTCCGCTTACAAATAGAAGATTTATGTCACAATCAATAGGAACACTGCACTAGCTTCAAGTTTaatgggaaaaagaaagaaaaaaaaaattttgggatAGGTGATTGAAGACAGTTCATTTGTCAAgattattttctttccttattcATTGTTTGCCTTCTTGTTGGGCAGCCTTGACTTTCTTTGGTGTATTAAATTTGTTGTCCTCTGGATTAAACATTTTGTTGTGTTTGGAGGTGAATCTGGACTTCTTTACATATTAGTTTATGACAGCCTCCTATCTTTGAACTTCAATTtgataattgaattgaaaagctTACTTACTTGACTTCTTTGATCTGCCATTTACAGAAGAAACAAAGTAGGGGGGTTTCTAGTGAAGTGAAGGGCAGGGTTTGAATTGTGAACTGTAAGTAGTATAGTTGACACTACATGAAATGGATACTACGAGACTGTTGTCATTGGTTTCTTATGATAAAGAATCTATCTCCCCAACCAAATTGCACACATGGATGGCCCATTCCTCGAGTTATGTTTTATGATGATTACGATATGAAACGGACATTGTAGTTTACTTGGTGAGGGTTTAGGTTGGGGAATTGGCTAAGAATGTCACTCAATTGGGGAAGGGAGATTAGAATCTCCCTTGGACAATCATTAAAAAGGGTTCTATAGCGACAAGATTACAAATCCAAATGAAAAAGAGTTTTAGGAAAAGAACTAGAATCTATCATTTTGCAAACCATTTCACGGGTTCTTTCTTACAGTCGAAAAAGCCTCAAAGGTCGCTCAAAAGTCGAGACTATGATATTCAAACCTGGAGTCCCGGCTAGTTCTACGAAATGCACTAGCAACAGGTCAAATTCCATTTCTTGTAGGTGTCATTAAAATGCCAAACAAAATGCAGTACAAATAGATAAGTTAATGCACAAGAGACAATTCCTAGAATCTCAATTTCTCAAGCATTTTCCTTTTGGCCAAACATCTAAAGCTTTGAGACACCAACATGAAGGAATAACTCATCTTTCCTAATCCTAGCCGCCTTTTTCTTTCGCCCCGTCTTTAccatagaaaaaaaaagcaacaaGGGAGAGGGGTTCTGTTATTTTGTTTGAAGTAACATGTCATACCAATCAATCACAACAGGTCCTCGTTTTACTTTTACCCAACCCAGAAAAGGAGCCTCATCTGTTGAAACTAATAAGGCCGGTATCTCCTGCCACGATTGCCTTCATCGCTGCTACCACCTCCTCTCCCTGGTTGTCCACTCGGACCATTGTTTCGATCCCCTCTTCGAGGCCGAGGAGGTGGCATCTGTACCCCAGGCTGCTGACTGCAAAATATTAACTTCTATGAGACATTTTTCAATAAATCTTTACATTTTGTTTAGATTTACTTTTAGAGGACAAAATGGCAACTTACAGAACATAGCCTATTCGACCATCTGGTAGAACCATTGGCACCATCTGCATTCCTGATGGCATTGGCCCTCTACCATATATCATTGGCTGTTCATGTATGGAATGCGTTAGAAGAAACTCAACTGAGGACCAATAGAGACAAGAGGACGAGAGAACCAAGAGATGGAGAACCAATATAAATTTCAGTGATCTACCTGCTGAAATGGTGGGGCAACACCAAATCCAGCGCCTGCAGAGCCGTATGGATTTCCAGCAAACCCACCATACCCTGGGTGTGAAGCATGATTTGTGTGAGGCCCAGCATTGTAGGGATAATCTGATGGGGCTTTTTTATCAGTCTGAGGCTTCGCAAGAACAACCTCTAGTGGATGGCCTGCAAACAAATCCCTTGATATAGTTATTGGAGACGCTATGAACTgaacaaagaaataaagaacACAAGACCAGTGTCTACTGAACAAGTTCCCCATATTTTCTACAAAAATCAACTAAACAAACATGCAATAGTAAGAACACGCTTAACTATTTACAAAATTTGATATTTGTAGACCACAATGATGAAAAGAATACAGTAGAATGGATCCTTATTTGATGTCTATACATAATTAGTATAGCACCACATCCTACATAATGAAAGAACATATAGCTCTGGGTTATATTTGGATATATAATAGTTGTACGACAAAATTGCTGTCAGAAAACAGGCTACAACCCCTATATTTTGCCAAAAGAGAAGAATCTTCacaaaaattgtctttttatcTACTTGACTTTGAGGCATATTTCAAGTCATAATCGAGGGTTTCCAAAATTGGCTCAGTGAATTAACCGGCAATTGTATGTGCTCAACTTAGCATCAGCTACATATATGTATGCATGTGCATATGCATATGTCATTTctacaaaatataaacaagtagAAATAACATGTAAACAAGATGCGTATCTTGATCTTAAATTCCCAACAAGCCCAAGTGGAGGTGGGTAAAACATACCATCAATTTCATATTTCTCACTATCTTTAACAGCCTTCAGAGCACTTGACCTTTCAGCATAGTGTACAAATCCAAAATCCCGTTTGCCTTGACCACCTTTGCCAGGTGGCATAACTACTTTTATCACTTCACCATGGCGCTGGAATATTTCCTTCAGCGTTTCAGTGCTAGTGTTCTCAGGAATGTTTTTCACATAAAGAGCCTTCACCTGAGAATAGTATATGAGCTTATAAGTAAGCAAATCACGAGTAGCAAAGCAGGCTCTGTAATGAAAACATGATCTGAAAGTTTTAATAGATAAATAAATGTAGCATCAACAGTAAAGTTGATACCAAGCCTTACACTACATACACCAATAAACTTTAGAAG
This portion of the Rosa chinensis cultivar Old Blush chromosome 1, RchiOBHm-V2, whole genome shotgun sequence genome encodes:
- the LOC112179199 gene encoding uncharacterized protein LOC112179199, producing the protein MWSSHYLSPPTPLHPLIPLPLTVVSAKSQPQPGQDLGGLGRSFLTKPKPNPKPTNITAVTKQQKQKQEDSSRQISGSEVLFAMQKAAAKKRKETRKKKTKTSAEGLSSVGRHREEEEDEVDYSKVRPLCLKSDWGRRLDELEMRLQELSSKTI